The Misgurnus anguillicaudatus chromosome 15, ASM2758022v2, whole genome shotgun sequence genome has a window encoding:
- the ccnp gene encoding cyclin-P, with the protein MARTGFCDSRQLLDLHMTEERQLPLRTWANSCVLRERRTFAEGEEVRPGQCYKPAQENRWGQRLPISAEDGIIMDYAQQDESTHTDVYEEEALLKYLHRLPGPSSLGELMPGLLRREVEVAISKLGLLYDKTYAWDIFSDMMRSQLLCTLPNADLPKPFTDTTRAILVDWLIQVHEVFQFSEETLYLAVHLLNRALKLIKVSISGLQLLGVVCLFLAAKREECLLPEVSELCYLMENAYSKKQLLRMERRVLTGLKFDLFHCPPLHFLLISASIARCSDKMVWMARYLLELSLLEVQCVVYLPAQLAGAALRLARKILQEALSPEGETAWYIASSIHIGSEAALFSIMRIMAMAAARAHGHETRATFVKFSTIQTLHVNMHPALKTAPGLLGLACTQT; encoded by the exons ACTGAGGAAAGACAGCTGCCCCTGAGGACGTGGGCAAACTCTTGTGTTCTGAGGGAGCGCAGGACGTTTGCTGAAGGGGAGGAGGTGCGGCCCGGGCAATGCTACAAACCTGCACAGGAAAATCGATGG GGTCAAAGGCTTCCTATATCTGCAGAAGATGGGATCATAATGGACTACGCCCAACAGGATGAGTCTACACATACAG ATGTCTACGAAGAGGAGGCTTTGCTGAAATATCTGCACAGGTTGCCTGGTCCATCTAGTCTGGGAGAACTGATGCCTGGTCTTCTGCGCAGAGAGGTGGAGGTGGCCATCAGCAAGCTGGGGCTCCTCTATGACAAGACTTACGCTTGGGACATCTTTTCAGATATGATG AGGAGTCAGCTCCTTTGCACTCTCCCAAACGCTGACTTGCCCAAGCCTTTCACAGACACTACAAGAGCTATCCTGGTGGACTGGCTCATTCAGGTCCAT GAAGTGTTTCAGTTCTCCGAAGAAACGCTGTATCTGGCAGTGCACCTGTTGAATCGAGCACTGAAGCTCATAAAAGTGTCCATCTCTGGCCTTCAGTTGCTTGGCGTGGTTTGCCTCTTCCTGGCTGCCAAGAGAGAGGAGTGTCTCTTACCAGAG GTGTCAGAGCTGTGCTATCTGATGGAGAACGCTTACAGTAAGAAACAGCTCCTCCGGATGGAAAGGAGAGTTTTAACTGGGCTCAAGTTTGATCTTTTTCACTGCCCTCCGCTTCACTTTCTTCTCATCTCCGCTTCGATAGCACGTTGCAGTGATAAG ATGGTATGGATGGCACGGTATTTACTGGAGCTCTCTCTTCTGGAGGTACAGTGTGTTGTTTATTTACCTGCTCAGCTGGCGGGTGCTGCTCTCCGTCTGGCCCGCAAGATCCTGCAGGAAGCTCTGTCTCCTGAGGGAGAGACCGCCTGGTATATTGCCTCCAGTATCCATATTGGCAG TGAAGCTGCTCTCTTCAGTATAATGCGGATCATGGCTATGGCAGCAGCTAGAGCACATGGGCATGAGACCCGTGCCACCTTCGTTAAGTTCTCCACCATACAGACCCTCCACGTCAATATGCACCCGGCCCTTAAGACCGCTCCTGGCCTACTGGGCCTGGCGTGCACCCAGACGTGA